From a region of the Candida albicans SC5314 chromosome 1, complete sequence genome:
- a CDS encoding uncharacterized protein (Protein of unknown function; mutants are viable; filament induced; regulated by Nrg1, Rfg1, Tup1) encodes MYTYYRCNYSHTNSGVSTKKADCKHKITIQTLKSGKYKIMWYLRHNHLIDPIRLAMSPKQPLPTILPWPGLEIPKTPMIELALENNKYKFADRASNKKSEANFDPDVLKTLKNVLFNVKRRHEFAVFKKRSTNSENSKFCDVGNSTLDPESMWYFGIIHLSDIERIQNTQIVFLGCTTILSEGLYNDNVKLYSFFTKNVITGDGISIGYLMTNTDSHEPIASFLRCFVERGIQIKRFVTDYSLKIVQAINEGYNVGMPNQSQNFNALITFSTPQIFEAFDYQIISLIKNTLTNDNYIPDNYEDYILQKNFGGFFFHSNQLSKGVTKEQVLCNQDIARNYLTRLKHKKTIEEARELLGEIENKFKQYPEFIECTKKHFLESGLYWLDCYLGRHRAMSNNYLDDFNRDLRFNHFKQGRRYSPDKIITLMVSWFSRIFNRSYPSLRPVPRERHIDDAEKDSKRLAGYIPANQIPEMVIVSPSCISVKSFNGPNFYNIYCDGRGVYYCQCPFNSFSMDYCKHIYLYKRYQKLKEEGAIIVQQPSIATNIHSNATPLVEGRSDPANSVQNSIPRPLTGNVESGASLSADDENDVVFVKERTIPESSKSEESEIIQGVYSEKVARNIQQWEENNNSLDAEVKKSEDRLKIQREKYEKQIKYALKQMELARKEEREYQLQFAENHKIRKKRDTARIKTKEHKQTLEKIQKIEEMIRSNNCNEIDKKAKIHEIKQLYNSTAPDPVTASS; translated from the coding sequence ATGTACACATACTATCGGTGTAACTACTCGCATACAAATAGTGGTGTTTCAACTAAAAAAGCCGATTGCAAACATAAAATTACAATACAAACACTTAAATCGGGGAAGTATAAAATCATGTGGTATTTGAGGCACAACCACTTGATTGATCCAATAAGATTAGCAATGCTGCCAAAACAACCATTGCCTACCATTCTTCCTTGGCCAGGATTAGAAATACCAAAAACACCGATGATCGAACTTGCACTtgaaaataacaaatataaattcGCTGACAGAGCatccaacaaaaaaagtgaGGCAAATTTTGATCCAGATGTGCTTAAGACTTTAAAAAATGTGTTATTCAATGTTAAGCGCAGGCATGAATTTGCTGTGTTCAAAAAACGTTCAACAAACTCTGAGAATAGTAAATTTTGTGATGTGGGAAATTCTACATTGGATCCTGAATCTATGTGGTATTTTGgtattattcatttatcTGATATCGAACGCATTCAAAATACacaaattgtttttctaGGCTGCACCACTATTTTGAGTGAAGGGTTATATAACGACAATGTTAAGTTGTATAGTTTTTTCACCAAAAATGTTATAACCGGGGATGGGATATCAATAGGATATTTAATGACCAACACAGATTCTCATGAACCGATAGCATCTTTTTTGAGATGTTTTGTTGAAAGGGGAATACAAATCAAAAGGTTTGTTACTGATTATTCGCTTAAAATAGTGCAAGCTATCAATGAAGGGTATAATGTTGGGATGCCAAACCAAAGTCAGAATTTCAATGCTCTTATTACATTCTCCACCCCACAAATTTTCGAAGCGtttgattatcaaattatatCACTTATAAAAAACACACTCAcaaatgataattatattCCAGATAATTACGAGGATTAcatattacaaaaaaattttggtggtttttttttccattcaAACCAATTATCAAAAGGAGTAACAAAGGAGCAAGTACTTTGTAATCAGGATATTGCTCGTAATTATTTGACTCGACTCAAACACAAGAAAACTATTGAAGAAGCTCGTGAACTTTTGGGAGAgattgaaaacaaatttaaacaatatcCGGAGTTTATAGAATGTACCAAGAAACATTTTTTGGAATCTGGTCTATATTGGTTAGATTGTTATCTCGGTAGACATAGAGCAATGTCTAATAATTATCTTGATGATTTCAACCGAGATTTGAGATTCAATCATTTCAAACAGGGAAGAAGATATAGTCCAGATAAGATCATAACGTTGATGGTTCTGTGgttttcaagaatttttaaTCGGTCATATCCCTCACTTAGGCCTGTACCACGGGAGAGACATATTGACGATGCAGAAAAAGATTCAAAACGTTTAGCCGGTTATATCCCAGCAAACCAAATACCTGAAATGGTTATTGTTTCTCCTAGTTGCATTAGTGTTAAATCATTCAATGGACCAAATTTTTACAATATTTATTGTGATGGACGTGGAGTTTATTACTGTCAATGTCCATTCAACAGTTTTTCAATGGATTATTGCAAACACATTTACTTGTATAAACgttatcaaaaattgaaagaagagGGAGCTATTATTGTCCAACAACCAAGTATTGCAACTAATATTCATCTGAATGCTACTCCTTTGGTTGAAGGTAGAAGTGATCCAGCCAATTCAGTCCAAAATAGTATTCCAAGACCATTGACCGGTAATGTAGAATCTGGTGCATCGTTGCTGGCCGATGACGAAAATgatgttgtttttgtaaaGGAAAGAACGATTCCTGAATCATCCAAGAGTGAAGAAAGTGAAATCATACAGGGGGTTTATAGTGAGAAGGTTGCTAGAAATATCCAGCAATGGGAagagaataataatagtcTTGATGCGGAGGTCAAAAAATCCGAGGATAGGTTGAAAATTCAAAGGGAAAAGTATGAAAAACAGATCAAATATGCTTTGAAACAAATGGAATTAGCTAGAAAAGAAGAACGGGAGTATCAACTCCAATTTGCAGAAAATCATAAGATTCGAAAGAAACGTGATACGGCAAGAATAAAAACTAAAGAGCATAAGCAAACGTTGGagaaaatacaaaaaatagAGGAAATGATCCGAAGTAATAATTGCAACGAGATCGATAAAAAGGCAAAAATTCatgaaatcaaacaattgtATAATTCAACCGCCCCAGATCCAGTTACAGCATCAAGTTGA
- the PGA50 gene encoding Pga50p (Putative GPI-anchored protein; adhesin-like protein) gives MKLNLLLLLFIVELVAAVTNYNLGSAPVSRYLSKTGTYSPVAASRVCNDNCYSFYEGELFCGKFDSNVSETDYLNCLCLNKQYRSNFEGCNCKSESEVNFFDWKSSCSDISSVKNYSLPTTQLGTCNSHCSAYQTIPAECLVYESGKYQEDQVCICQNAEFWYHYENCDCLDFGDVDHEYEDICYYATNSFVTSDDYYDSFFATYTEGSFESILEKGSFLAEQKGSITSGLASKTETSKVSTTTFSSNGTSSGTTNGDTRAETKSSNSTQTSSSDKNSSQINSISSTGVANFVASFGMGTLLLFVLSLC, from the coding sequence ATGAAGTTAaatttactattattattatttatcgTTGAACTAGTTGCTGCTGTTACAAATTACAATCTTGGTTCTGCACCAGTTAGCCGATATTTACTGAAAACCGGTACATATTCGCCTGTGGCCGCCTCCAGAGTTTGTAATGATAACTGCTATTCTTTCTATGAGGGGGAGTTATTCTGTGGAAAGTTTGATTCAAATGTATCAGAAACGGACTATTTAAACTGTCTTTGTCTTAACAAACAATACCGTTCAAATTTCGAAGGGTGCAACTGCAAGTCCGAGTCAGAAGtaaatttctttgattGGAAGTCTTCGTGTTCAGATATATCAAGTGTCAAAAACTACCTGTTGCCAACCACACAGCTTGGTACCTGCAACTCCCATTGCAGTGCTTATCAAACTATACCCGCTGAATGTCTAGTTTATGAATCAGGAAAGTACCAAGAGGATCAAGTTTGTATATGTCAAAATGCAGAGTTTTGGTATCATTACGAAAATTGTGACTGCCTAGACTTTGGTGATGTTGATCATGAATATGAAGATATCTGTTATTACGCAACAAATTCTTTTGTAACTAGTGATGATTATTATGACTCCTTTTTTGCAACCTACACCGAAGGTTCATTTGAAAGTATATTAGAAAAAGGTAGTTTTTTAGCTGAACAAAAAGGTTCTATCACTTCTGGATTGGCGTCAAAAACAGAGACATCAAAGGTTTCCACCACCACGTTTTCGTCAAATGGTACTAGCAGTGGAACCACCAACGGTGATACTAGAGCTGAGACCAAAAGCAGTAACTCAACAcaaacatcatcatctgaTAAAAACAGTTCTCAAATCAACTCAATCTCATCAACAGGAGTTGCCAATTTTGTAGCTAGTTTTGGAATGGGTAcgttattgttgtttgttctCAGTTTGTGTTGA
- a CDS encoding uncharacterized protein (Predicted membrane protein; transcript repressed by ciclopirox olamine): protein MLLLDILSIGWQIIIQTGTNGLGEDYTNGDNDGKKPDPIHSVGPQRVFTTQLVLTLIAGMFSFLLFCMLRFKWPHIYAVRTLRQPRNNSHILRPLPNNLFGWIKVVYKITDEEIIACSGLDTFVYLRFFKMGIKIFLILSISAIFVLSPIRYYFTGNYDKENIMTKPNQPPDINYDFPSFYWVYPIFTYVFSIVVFYYLFEFTTTILRTRQKYLASQSSITDRTIKLDGIPKRLLQREKLKKFIEDLGIGKVLDVKLIYNWTPLEDLLHKRQELMNNLECIYTSMYKMDIDIYNQHEVPAVNPIWSEPLDKPQLNELANKYTQELIELDGEIKHMQGKFDSDLSTIDVKENREFKQVPSAFITMDSVASAQMAAQTILDPRVYKLIASLAPAPKDIIWENLKLTYFERKIKSYFITLVIVLSYGFIIFLVIPLTSLLDLKTISKFWPALGEFIGQSKWLTTFVTGILPPLLFTLLNFSFPYFYQYLSQLQGYTSNSDVELSTLSKNFFFIFFNLFLIYVAAGTFWDYMSYISDTTKIAVQLATSLRRMALFYVDLILLQGLTMFPVKLLQVSDFFLLNVLGKLFYFKRLILKTPRDYRSYYFTPQIFDFGINLPQHILIFMIILIYSVVSTKIVTCGLIYFILGLFVYKYQLVYNFVHPPHSTGKVWPMIFRRVILGLIIFQLFMCGTLALESAILLSILCTPLIFITMIILWNFEKYYVPLNTFIALRAILNPYDFEKVFDQDDQSFSSTSNANSNDESDTSAILDDLDLDLDLENDPIDESSCLLENGGDNGNGNDHGSNGEINNGSITKSSRQNNGEPTISRRKSTLDEEREEFTDYTYPGLIDPLDGPWVGFTGNFVKMIEYKSLRLQQQALLEEGRNVRNENEAAIGTTFINEQELVVNKKLSVSEWE, encoded by the coding sequence ATGTTACTACTAGATATACTATCAATCGGTTGgcaaattattattcagACTGGTACAAATGGTTTGGGAGAAGATTACACCAACGGCGACAATGATGGGAAGAAACCTGATCCAATTCATTCAGTTGGTCCACAAAGGGTTTTCACAACACAATTAGTCTTAACTTTAATAGCTGGgatgttttcatttttattgttttgtatGTTAAGATTCAAATGGCCCCATATATATGCTGTTAGAACATTGAGACAACCACGAAATAATCTGCATATTTTGCGACCTTTGcctaataatttatttggaTGGATCAAAGTAGTTTATAAAATaactgatgaagaaattataGCTTGTTCAGGGCTAGATACTTTTGTATATTTGAGGTTTTTCAAAATGGGGATcaagatttttttaatcTTATCAATACTGGCAATATTTGTCCTAAGTCCAATACGATATTATTTCACAGGTAATTATGATAAAGAGAATATAATGacaaaaccaaatcaacCACCAGATATCAATTATGATTTCCCCAGTTTCTATTGGGTGTATCCTATTTTCACCTATgtgttttcaattgttgtgTTTTATTACTTGTTTGAATTTACTACCACCATTTTGCGAACAAGACAAAAATATCTTGCTTCACAAAGTTCCATTACTGATAGGACAATTAAATTGGATGGAATTCCTAAAAGATTACTACAACgagaaaaattaaagaaatttattgaagatttaGGTATTGGGAAAGTACTTGATgtcaaattgatttacaaTTGGACCCCCTTGGAAGACTTGTTACACAAAAGACAAGAGTTGATGAATAATTTGGAATGTATATATACGTCAATGTACAAAATGGACATTGATATTTACAATCAACATGAAGTCCCGGCAGTCAATCCAATTTGGTCTGAACCATTAGACAAACCACAGTTGAATGAATTAGCTAATAAATACACCCAGGAATTAATTGAACTTGATGGCGAGATTAAACACATGCAAGGTAAATTTGACAGTGATTTGTCCACTATAGATGTTAAAGAGAATCGAGAATTTAAGCAAGTGCCTTCAGCATTTATCACCATGGATTCAGTGGCATCAGCTCAAATGGCAGCTCAAACCATTTTGGATCCTCGTgtatataaattaattgcCAGTTTAGCCCCTGCTCCTAAAGATATCATATGggagaatttgaaattgactTATTTTGAAaggaaaatcaaatcatattTTATAACCCTTGTGATTGTTTTGAGTTATGGGttcattatatttttggttATTCCATTGACATCTTTGcttgatttgaaaactaTCAGTAAGTTCTGGCCAGCATTAGGGGAATTCATAGGTCAATCCAAATGGTTAACTACATTTGTAACTGGTATCTTGCCACCATTATTGTTTACACTTTTGAATTTTCTGTTCCCATATTTCTATCAATATTTGTCTCAATTACAAGGTTACACATCTAACAGCGACGTTGAGTTATCTACATTactgaaaaatttcttctttatattttttaacttgtttttgatttatgtTGCTGCAGGGACTTTTTGGGATTATATGTCATATATTAGCGATACGACAAAGATTGCTGTGCAATTAGCTACGTCGTTAAGAAGAATGGCATTGTTCtatgttgatttaattttattacaaGGGTTAACCATGTTCCCTGTTAAACTATTACAAGTGAGtgattttttcttattgaATGTCTTGGgcaaattgttttattttaaaagattgatattgaaaacacCAAGAGATTATCGTTCTTACTATTTCACTCCACAAATATTTGACTTTGGTATCAATTTGCCACAACACATTCTTATATTTAtgattattttgatatatTCAGTGGTGTCCACGAAAATTGTCACTTGTggattgatttattttatcttggggttatttgtttataaatatcaattggTCTACAATTTTGTTCATCCACCTCATTCTACGGGTAAAGTCTGGCCAATGATTTTCCGAAGAGTGATTTTAGGGTTAATTATTTTCCAGTTGTTTATGTGTGGAACATTAGCTCTAGAGAGTGCCATATTGTTGTCGATTTTATGTACACCATTGATATTTATAACAATGATTATTCTATggaattttgaaaaatattatgTGCCATTGAATACATTTATTGCCTTACGAGCTATTTTGAATCCatatgattttgaaaaagttttcGATCAAGATGATCAACTGTTTAGTAGCACTAGCAATGCCAACAGTAATGATGAATCCGATACATCAGCAATATTAGATGACTTGGATTTGGATTTAGATTTGGAGAACGATCCAATTGACGAATCTTCATGTTTGCTAGAAAATGGTGGtgataatggtaatggtaaCGATCATGGCTCTAATGGCGAGATTAATAATGGATCCATAACTAAATCTAGTAGACAGAATAATGGCGAGCCAACTAtttcaagaagaaaatcaacattAGATGAAGAACGTGAAGAGTTTACTGATTATACATATCCAGGATTGATAGACCCACTAGATGGTCCATGGGTTGGATTTACTGGAAATTTTGTCAAGATGATTGAATACAAATCATTGCgtttacaacaacaagcatTGTTAGAAGAAGGTCGAAATGTGCGTAACGAAAATGAAGCTGCTATTGGCACTACTTTTATTaatgaacaagaattggttgttaataaaaaattatcagTTAGTGAATGGGAATGA
- the UME6 gene encoding Zn(II)2Cys6 transcription factor UME6 (Zn(II)2Cys6 transcription factor; role in hyphal extension, virulence, adherence to plastic; rat catheter biofilm induced; has a long 5'-UTR that regulates translational efficiency and controls transition to filamentous growth) translates to MITHMVTPDSTSSAPNSPYGEDTIKLNSSVISSSSPVRSTSYLQNLQLQQQFSQLQFLQLQQQQQQQDQQLALQQQQQQQQSQSQQAQPYANPYFQTPIDQLFQFDNNPNSSFNPTRPPNIHTNQPYVSPYLHSAPLTNHSDLQPQPPPASLSDSELGLGLVKQQQDSLPPQQQAQSQPTPLLNQQHPFYNEYINDMPSTQHPYLIFNNTNAAHSTTSLPNLDAANPSSILPQSALNQSEYYKVTNGSMSNDPQPSTFLYNLHNHSADLVMNNDLEFSNASFDSIGGVSVSAAATGAGAGAGDYSHTNITSNFAQTNLHSSSQQSGVLPPPPSLPPPPTSLPSQQSQNQYLDVVPPQQLTNNALKTEANSPLITDSANFTTSQPQFENTILEQSPIFSNNTILSGIDEPSKEKSPNMLNSTLPLSKSTPHHIYQPSSSSSSHVRHNKITKKSSLSRLNTSSKKNLRANLVHSLSTPTELDDANNNNNDIVTPPKTLSPLLRKKTSFINVKKENDIDDSHDINCKNFSIDIDDMDDEDVLSDFSQPPPPIGGVSNDTMRSLAPVGGVGLGSSGNITGYRSLSNASSTSSHGSHHGLPVMNIFRHNPDSTKPSTPSPILSTASSSSTLSNKKVVKKLRGRKSKTKMNKSSIKTEQVVNEEPQVKNYKDDNDNDNDNGHGHDHDDENGGVSSDVGTGSNSTPSTTTKGKKMKLNVDLNNGGGSGTGSGSCSDENTSGNGTNTNTDSTSTSNPMVKKKHTRRRLLPRSKKGCWICRIKHLKCDEVTPICGGCAKFGLQCDYSSEKPAYVTDKILRQKKLTEVSLIRKRNQAKTKISRKKSSNDITND, encoded by the coding sequence ATGATTACCCATATGGTTACACCCGattcaacttcttcagCACCAAATTCGCCTTATGGAGAAGATACAATAAAGTTGAACTCGTCAGTGATTAGTTCGTCTTCACCAGTACGATCAACAAGCTATCTACAGAATCTACAATTGCAGCAACAATTTCTGCAACTTCAATTTttacaactacaacaacagcagcaacaacaagacCAACAATTGGCTctacagcaacaacaacaacaacaacaactgcaaCTGCAGCAAGCTCAACCTTATGCAAATCCATATTTCCAAACACCAATAgatcaattatttcaatttgataataaccCTAATTCATCATTCAATCCTACTCGTCCACCAAATATCCATACAAACCAACCATATGTGTCTCCATATTTACATCTGGCTCCACTTACAAATCATAGTGATTTGCAACCACAGCCACCCCCAGCACTGCTACTGGATCTGGAGTTGGGACTAGGATTGGTaaagcaacaacaagacTCATTACCacctcaacaacaagcacAATCCCAACCAACAccattattaaatcaacaacatccaTTTTATAATGAATATATTAATGATATGCCATCAACTCAACATCcttatttgattttcaacaacactAATGCTGCTCATTCAACTACATCATTACCTAATTTAGATGCAGCAAACCCATCATCAATCTTACCTCAATCAGCATTAAATCAATCTGAATATTATAAAGTCACTAATGGTTCTATGTCTAATGATCCACAACCAAGTACATTTTTATACAATTTACATAATCATTCTGCTGATTTGGTCATGAATAATGATTTGGAATTCAGTAATGCATCGTTTGATTCTATTGGTGGTGTCAGTGTTAGTGCTGCTGCAACAGGTGCCGGTGCCGGTGCCGGTGATTATAGTCATACTAATATCACATCAAATTTTGCCCAAACTAATTTGCATTCTTCATCTCAACAAAGTGGTgtattaccaccaccaccttctcttccaccaccaccaacatcTTTACCATCACAACAATCTCAGAATCAATATCTTGATGTTGTACCACCTCAACAATTGACAAATAATGCATTGAAAACTGAAGCTAATTCACCATTAATTACTGATAGTGCTAATTTTACTACTAGTCAAccacaatttgaaaatacaATTTTGGAGCAATCACCAATATTTAGTAATAACACTATTTTATCTGGTATTGATGAACCactgaaagaaaaatctcCAAATATGCTTAATTCCACTTTACCATTATCCAAGTCTACTCCACATCATATATATcaaccatcatcatcatcatcatcacaCGTACGTCACAATAAAATCACGAagaaatcatcattatcaagaTTGAATACTTcttcaaagaaaaatttaagGGCAAATTTAGttcattcattatcaacacCAACTGAATTGGATGAtgctaataataataataatgatattgttaCCCCACCGAAAACTTTATCTCCATTATTACGgaaaaaaacaagtttTATAAATGTGAAAAAGGagaatgatattgatgattctCATGATAttaattgtaaaaattTCAGTATTGACATTGATGATAtggatgatgaagatgtaTTATCTGATTTTTctcaaccaccaccaccaattgGAGGTGTAAGTAATGACACCATGAGATCTTTGGCACCAGTCGGAGGAGTTGGACTTGGAAGTAGTGGAAATATTACTGGTTATAGATCACTTTCTAATGCATCATCTACTTCATCTCATGGATCACATCATGGATTACCAGTGATGAATATATTCCGTCATAATCCTGATTCTACAAAACCATCAACTCCATCACCTATTTTATCTACtgcatcatcttcttcaactttGTCTAATAAGAAAGTGGTCAAAAAACTAAGAGGCAGAAAATCGAAAActaaaatgaataaatccTCAATTAAAACTGAACAAGTTGTCAATGAAGAACCACAAGTCAAGAATTATaaagatgataatgataatgataatgataatggtCATGGTCATGAtcatgatgatgaaaatggtgGTGTCTCTTCTGATGTTGGTACAGGTTCAAATTCTACTCcttctactactactaaaggcaagaaaatgaaattaaacgTTGATTTGAacaatggtggtggtagtggtacAGGATCTGGAAGTTGTAGTGATGAAAATACCAGTGGTAATGGCACTAACACCAATACTGATTCTACTTCTACTTCTAATCCAATggtgaagaaaaaacatacaagaagaagattattACCTAGATCTAAAAAAGGATGTTGGATTTGTCGAATTAAACATTTGAAATGTGATGAAGTCACACCAATTTGTGGAGGTTGTGCTAAATTTGGATTACAATGTGATTATAGTTCTGAAAAACCTGCTTATGTTACTGATAAAATTTTAAgacaaaagaaattaacTGAAGTTTCATTGATTaggaaaagaaatcaagctaaaacaaaaatttctCGGAAAAAATCAAGTAATGATATAACCAATGATTGA